The following are from one region of the Erwinia billingiae Eb661 genome:
- the pykF gene encoding pyruvate kinase PykF, whose translation MKKTKIVCTIGPKTESEEMLTNLLDAGMNVMRLNFSHGDYEEHGKRISNLRAVMSKTGHQAAILLDTKGPEIRTMKLEGGNDASLKAGQTFTFTTDQSVIGNDSRVAVTYAGFTADLKIGNTVLVDDGLIGMEVTEVTENTVVCKVLNNGDLGENKGVNLPGVSIQLPALAEKDKRDLIFGCEQGVDFVAASFIRKRSDVLEIREHLKAHGGEHIQIISKIENQEGLNNFDEILEASDGIMVARGDLGVEIPVEEVIFAQKMMIKKCNRARKVVITATQMLDSMIKNPRPTRAEAGDVANAILDGTDAVMLSGESAKGKYPLESVTIMATICERTDRVMKSRIDSQHDNRKMRITEAVCRGAVETAQNLEAPIIVVATEGGKSAKSVRKYFPNATILALTTNEQTSRQLLLSKGIITSVVKEIASTDDFYRLGKEAALASGYGVKGDVVVMVSGALVPSGTTNTASVHVL comes from the coding sequence ATGAAAAAGACTAAGATCGTTTGTACTATCGGTCCAAAAACCGAATCCGAAGAAATGTTGACCAACCTGCTTGATGCAGGCATGAACGTAATGCGCCTTAACTTCTCCCACGGCGATTACGAAGAACACGGTAAACGTATCTCAAATCTGCGTGCCGTGATGAGTAAGACCGGACATCAGGCGGCTATCCTTTTGGATACCAAAGGCCCTGAAATCCGCACCATGAAACTGGAAGGCGGCAACGATGCCTCGTTGAAAGCCGGCCAGACCTTTACCTTCACCACTGACCAGTCAGTGATTGGTAATGATTCTCGCGTCGCAGTGACTTATGCAGGCTTTACCGCCGATCTGAAAATCGGTAACACCGTGCTGGTTGATGACGGTCTGATCGGTATGGAAGTGACTGAAGTCACCGAAAACACCGTGGTCTGTAAAGTGCTGAACAACGGTGACCTGGGCGAAAACAAAGGCGTTAACCTGCCGGGCGTTTCTATCCAGCTGCCTGCACTGGCTGAAAAAGACAAACGTGACCTGATCTTTGGTTGCGAGCAAGGCGTGGACTTCGTGGCCGCGTCCTTTATCCGTAAGCGTTCAGACGTGCTGGAAATTCGTGAGCACCTGAAGGCGCACGGCGGCGAGCACATTCAGATCATCTCTAAAATCGAAAACCAGGAAGGCCTGAATAACTTCGACGAGATCCTCGAAGCGTCTGACGGCATCATGGTTGCTCGTGGTGATTTGGGCGTTGAAATCCCGGTTGAAGAAGTGATCTTCGCGCAGAAGATGATGATCAAGAAATGTAACCGCGCTCGCAAAGTGGTGATCACCGCGACACAGATGCTGGATTCAATGATCAAAAACCCACGCCCTACTCGTGCGGAAGCTGGCGACGTGGCGAACGCCATCCTGGATGGGACTGACGCCGTCATGCTGTCTGGTGAAAGTGCCAAGGGTAAGTACCCGCTGGAATCAGTGACCATTATGGCCACTATCTGCGAGCGTACTGACCGCGTGATGAAGAGCCGTATCGACTCTCAGCATGACAACCGCAAAATGCGCATTACCGAAGCGGTATGCCGTGGCGCCGTTGAAACTGCCCAGAACCTGGAAGCGCCAATCATCGTGGTTGCGACCGAAGGCGGTAAATCAGCCAAGTCAGTGCGTAAGTACTTCCCGAACGCCACTATCCTTGCGTTGACCACTAACGAGCAGACGTCTCGTCAGCTGCTGTTGAGCAAAGGTATCATCACTTCTGTGGTGAAAGAGATCGCATCTACTGACGATTTCTACCGTTTAGGTAAAGAAGCCGCGCTGGCTAGCGGCTACGGTGTGAAGGGTGATGTGGTAGTCATGGTTTCTGGTGCGTTAGTACCAAGCGGAACTACCAATACTGCCTCTGTGCACGTGCTGTAA
- a CDS encoding MATE family efflux transporter, with protein MQKYLTEARQLLALAIPVILAQVAQTAMGFVDTIMAGAVSATDMAAVAVGTSIWLPTILFGHGLLLSLTPVVAQFNGSGRRDRVAYQVRQAYWLAGVVSIVIMVVLYNAGFVIRSMKNIDPKMAEIAVGYLHALLWGAPGYLFFQVMRNQCEGLSKTKPGMVMGFIGLLVNIPVNYIFIYGHFGMPALGGVGCGVATASVYWVMFIAMKYWVSRARSMRDIRLTDRFTRPDRAVLWRLFKLGLPVALALFFEVTLFAVVALLVSPMGIVKVAGHQIALNFSSLMFVLPLSLGVATTIRVGFRLGQGSTEAARVSAWTAQAVGVSLALITALFTVTFREHIALLYTDNPEVITLAAHLMLLAAIYQFSDSIQVIGSGILRGYKDTRSIFFITFIAYWILGLPCGYVLAMTDWVVPGMGPAGFWIGFIIGLTSAAVMMVWRMRRLQQQPAAVILARAAH; from the coding sequence GTGCAGAAGTACCTGACAGAGGCGCGTCAATTATTAGCGCTGGCAATCCCGGTGATCCTTGCGCAAGTTGCGCAAACCGCTATGGGTTTTGTTGATACCATTATGGCCGGCGCAGTGAGCGCCACGGATATGGCCGCCGTCGCCGTGGGCACGTCTATCTGGTTGCCTACCATTCTCTTCGGCCATGGTCTGTTACTGTCACTTACGCCTGTTGTTGCTCAATTCAACGGCTCTGGCCGACGCGATCGCGTGGCTTATCAGGTTCGTCAGGCTTACTGGCTGGCCGGCGTGGTGTCTATTGTGATCATGGTGGTGCTGTATAACGCCGGATTTGTTATCCGTTCGATGAAGAATATCGACCCGAAAATGGCCGAGATTGCTGTCGGCTATCTGCATGCGCTGCTCTGGGGTGCGCCGGGCTATCTGTTCTTCCAGGTCATGCGCAATCAGTGCGAAGGGTTGTCTAAAACCAAACCTGGCATGGTGATGGGCTTTATTGGTCTGCTGGTGAATATACCGGTTAACTATATCTTCATTTATGGTCATTTCGGCATGCCGGCGCTCGGCGGCGTGGGATGTGGCGTGGCAACGGCTTCGGTCTACTGGGTGATGTTTATCGCCATGAAGTACTGGGTCAGCCGCGCACGATCGATGCGTGATATCCGCCTGACCGATCGCTTCACCCGTCCCGATCGGGCGGTTCTCTGGCGCCTGTTCAAGCTCGGCCTGCCGGTGGCACTGGCGCTGTTCTTTGAAGTGACGCTGTTTGCCGTGGTTGCCCTGCTGGTTTCCCCAATGGGCATCGTCAAAGTGGCAGGCCATCAGATCGCGCTGAACTTCAGTTCGCTGATGTTCGTGCTGCCGCTTTCGCTGGGTGTGGCGACCACCATCCGGGTTGGATTCCGCCTGGGTCAGGGCTCGACTGAAGCGGCCCGGGTTTCCGCCTGGACTGCGCAGGCGGTTGGCGTGTCGCTGGCCTTGATCACCGCGCTGTTTACCGTCACCTTCCGTGAACATATCGCCCTTCTTTATACCGATAACCCGGAAGTGATCACCCTTGCCGCTCATCTGATGCTGCTGGCGGCGATTTATCAGTTCTCTGACTCTATCCAGGTGATCGGTAGCGGTATTTTGCGCGGCTATAAGGACACCCGGTCGATCTTCTTCATCACCTTTATTGCCTACTGGATACTCGGCCTACCGTGCGGATATGTTCTGGCGATGACCGACTGGGTAGTGCCAGGCATGGGGCCAGCCGGTTTCTGGATCGGTTTTATTATCGGCCTGACCTCTGCGGCAGTGATGATGGTGTGGCGGATGAGACGTCTGCAACAACAACCGGCAGCGGTGATTCTGGCGCGCGCAGCACATTAA